CGTAGGAGGCCAGCGTGTGCTCGGGCCGCAGCGCCGATGCGCCGCGGTGCCCGAAGATCTCGATCCGCTTCGCGGTGGGAACGGCCCGTGCGGCAGTCGATGTCGCGGCGAGCAGGGCGGCGCCTGCTCCCAGCGATTCGCGTCTTGTCAGCTGCATCATCCCGCCCCTCAGAAGCCGAAGCCGATGGTGCCGAACACCTGGCGTGGCGGCAACGGGAAGGCGTTGTAGGTGCCGGATGCGGCGCCGATCGACAGCGTCGATGCCGCCTTCTTGTCGGTCAGGTTGGTGACGTTGATGGCAAGCGTCAGCTGCTTGAGGACGCCGTTGCCGGACATCGGGATGGTCGCCCCGATCCGCGCCGCCATCGTGAAATAGGCCTTCGCCGAGAGATCGTTGGTGTAGGTCGCGTAGCGCTTGCCGATATAGTCGCCGCTCAGCTGCGCGTCGAAGATCCCATAATTGCCGGACACGACGAACTTGTTCAGCCAATCGGGCGATCCGGGCACCTTCTTGCCCTTGGTGAGGACGGTCACCGCCGGCAGGCCGGTCTGGTAATTCTGCTCGTAGCGGGAGTTGTTATACGACACTGCGTCGTAGATCGAGAAGTGGCGGCCGAAGTGCAGCGTGCCGGCGATATCGACACCGTCGGTCTTCACGCTGCCGACATTCTGGAGGACCGCCGCGCCGCTGATGATCGAGGTGATCACCGTGGTCGGGCTCAGCGCCAGCAGCCGGTTCTTGAAGTCGACATGATAATAGCTGATCTGCCCCTCGAAGCCGGTGATCGGCCCGAGATCGAGCGCGCGCTGGGTGCGGGCGCCGGCCTCGTAGGTCCAGCTCGTTTCGGGCTTCACGCTGTTCTTGAAGTCGTCGAACACCTCCTGGCTGCCGAGCGCGAAGGGCGACAGGCCGCTGGACGCGCTGGTCTGGAACTGGCGGACGTTCTTTTGCGCGTTGACGAAGATCTGCTCGTGCGGGGTCGCATCCCACAGCAGGCCGGCCTGCGGCAGGAACGCCTCGCTGGTGTTGATCTTGCCGACGGGCAGCGCGGTCGATCCGGTGAAGGAGCCGGCGATCGGCTGCACCGGCACCTTCTGCGAGGCATCCTGGAAGGTGCTCTTGAAGCCCGCCATCAGGGTCAGCGTCGGCAGCACGTGCCAATTGTCCTGGATGTGGGTCTGATATTCCTCGACGCGGACCTGGCTGCCATATTGCGTGATCTCAGGATCTTCATAGTCGCCGGGCCGGGTGTAGGGCGACGATGGATCATTGGCGTCCAACGCATACCAGCGGCGATAGGAAGACGAGCTCTGATGCTCGTACCAGCCACCGGCCTCGATATGATGGTTGCCGAGATCGGCGGTGAGCGTGGAGATCACGCCTTCGCGATCGATGCGATATTCGGTCGTCCGCGTCGCGAGGCCGGAGCCGCCGAACTGGGTGCTGAGCTGGGCCGAGGTCAGCGTCGGGAAATATTTGGCGAACAGGCCGGGCAGGCCGGCGACGTTGATCGGGCCGGCGACAACGCCGACACCATCGTCATGATGGTAATAGGCCTGATTGGACCAGTTGACGCGGTCGCTGATATGCCAGTCATATTTGGCGTAAGCGAGATAGTCGGTCCGCTGGGCATCACTGTAGTAGTTGCGGTAATTCGACCCGGCAGCGGCATAGGCGCCGGATTTGAGATAATTCTCCATGCCCGCGAAGTCCGGGTAGTAGAAGGGCCGCGTATAGGGATAGCTGCCCTGGGTCGCGGTGGTGACGACCGAGGCGTCCTCGTTCGGCTCCGCCTTGTCCGAATAGAGTGCGTACAGGGTCAGCTTGCCGGTGGCGTCGTCATGGACGAACTTGGCGTCCGCCTGATAGCCGCCCTGGTGGCCGTCAAAATCCCAGGCCTTGGCATCCTGCCGCACGCCGGAGACGTAGAAGCTGTTGCCGTTGCCAAAGGTGCCGCTGTCGACGCGGGCATAGGTGCGGAACGTCGAATAGCTGCCGAAGGTCTGCTGGATGGTGGCGCCGCGCTCTGCCTTCGGGTCGCTCGAATAGGTGTCGATCGTGCCGCCGAGATTGCTGGTCGAGGCGGTGCCGAGATCGCCGGCGCCCGATGCCAGCGTCACCCGGCCGACATCCTCCGAGATGATCGCGCGCTGCGGCGAGAGGCCATTGTAATTGCCGTAGGTCTGGTCGCCCAGCGGGATGCCGTCCATCGTGTAGCCGAGCTGGCTCGCCGAGAAGCCGTGGATGAACAGCGAGATGTTCTGCTCGTTATTGCCCCAGGGATCGGCGGTCATGAAGGTCACGCCGGGCAGCGTCTGGATCGCCTTCAACGGGCTGGCGCCGGGCATGATCTTCTGGATTTCGGCGCCCTGGAGCGTCAGGACCGAGCGGGTCCGCCGCGCCGTCACGATGATCCCGCCATTATCGGCCGGAGCAGGGGGGGCCGCTTCGGTGGCGGCGTCGCTGGCAGGCGTAGCAACGTCGGTCGCGTTCGCAGCAGCGAGGGGAAGCGTGCAGGCTAGGCACGCGGCGATGGCGATGACGGAACTACGCGAAGCAACCATGGAAACCTCTCAACCGCGGCGAAAGACCGCAGCTGGTCGATAGGCAGCGCGAAGGACATTTCGGTGACACGTGCGTAACGTTTTTGTTACGCAGGCGGAGTGTTGCCGATGCGACAGACCTCGTTCTGGAGGCTGTGCCGTACAGACAGGCGGGACGGCCCAGCCCCTGCGGAACTGGGCCGTCGGGGTAGATCAGGCGGCGATCAGCGCACCTTCGTCCACGGGCAGGCGGATGAGATAATCGAACGCCGAGAGGGCGGCCTTCGAGCCCTCACCCATGGCGATGATGATCTGCTTGAAGGGCACGGTCGTCACGTCGCCGGCGGCAAAGATGCCGGGGCGAGAGGTCTCGCCGCGATGATCGATCTCGATCTCGCCGCGCGGGGTCAGCGCGATCGAGTCCTTCAGCCATTCGGTGTTGGGGACCAGCCCGATCTGCACGAAGATGCCTTCGAGTTCGATCTCGTGCATCGTGTCGTGGTTGCGATCCTTGTAATGGAGGCCGGTCACCTTCTGGCCGTCGCCCGCCACCTCGGTGGTGAGCGCCGACGTGATCACCTTGACGTTGGGCAGGCTCGCCAATTTGCGCTGGAGCACCGCATCGGCGCGCAGGTCGCTGTCATATTCGATCAGCGTGACATGGGCGACCACGCCGGCGAGATCGATCGCCGCCTCGACACCGCTATTACCGCCGCCGATCACCGCGACGCGCTTGCCCTTGAACAGCGGGCCGTCGCAATGCGGGCAGTAGGTGACGCCCTTGTTGCGATAGCTGTCCTCGCCCGGCACGTTCATCTGCCGCCAGCGCGCGCCGGTGGAGAGAATGACGGTGCGGGCCTTGAGCGTGGCGCCGCTTTCCAGCGTTACTTCGTGCAGGCCGCCCTCGGCCTTGGCCGGGACCAGCCTGGTCGCCTTCTGGAGGTTCATCACGTCGACGTCATAGTCGGCGACATGCTGTTCGAGCGCGGTGCCGAGCACCGGGCCTTCGGTATGCTTCACCGAGATGAAATTCTCGATCGACATCGTGTCGAGCACCTGGCCGCCGAAGCGTTCGGCGGCGAGGCCGGTGCGGATGCCCTTGCGGGCGGCATAGATGGCCGACGCCGCGCCGGCGGGGCCACCGCCGACGACGAGCACGTCGAACGGCTCCTTGGCGCTGATCTTCTCGGCGACGCGGGCGGAGGCGCCGGTGTCCAGTTTGGCCAGGATCTGCTCGACGTTCATGCGGCCCTGGCCGAACAATGCGCCGTTCAGGTAGATTGCCGGCACCGACATAATCTGGCGATCGGCCACTTCCTGCTGGAACAGGCCGCCTTCGATCGCGACGTGGCTGATCCGGGGGTTGATGACGCTCATCAGGTTGAGCGCCTGCACGACATCCGGGCAGTTCTGGCAGGTGAGCGAGAAATAGGTCTCGAAGGCATAGTCGCCGTCCAGATCCTTCACCTGCGCGATGACGTCCTGCGCCAGCTTCGACGGATGGCCGCCGACCTGGAGGAGCGCCAGCACCAGCGAGGTGAATTCATGGCCGAGCGGGATACCGGCGAAGCGCACGCCGATATCGCTGCCCTTGCGGCGGATCATGAAGGACGGGCGACGCTTGTCGTCGTCCTGGCGGACCACCGAAACATCGTCGGACAGCGCCGCAATCTCGTCGAGCAGGGACAGCATCTCGCGCGATTTGGGCGAGTCGTCGGCGGACGCGACGAGTTCGATCGGCTGCTTGATATTGGCCAGATAGCCCTTGAGCTGGGTCTGCAGATTCGCGTCGAGCATCATGCTCTCCTTGGGAAAAAATGGCTGTCTTCGCGTCAGGCGTGACCAGGGCTCACGGCTGACGGGAAGGCAGGTCGATCGGAAAGGTGCGGGGCCGGCCGAAACCGGCCCCGCTGATCGTTCAGATCTTGCCGACGAGATCGAGCGACGGGGCGAGGGTGGTTTCGCCCTCTTCCCACTTGGCCGGGCAGACTTCGCCCGGATGCGCTGCGATATACTGCGCCGCCTTCACCTTGCGGAGCAGTTCGACCGCGTTGCGGCCGACGCCCTCGCTGGTGATCTCGACGAGCTGGATCACGCCCTCGGGATCGACGACGAAGGTGCCACGATCGGCGAGGCCCTGGCCCGCGCGCAGGATATCGAAATTGTTCGCAATCACATGGTTCTGATCACCGAGCATGTAATAGTTGATCTTGCCGATCGCCGGCGAGGTGTCATGCCAGGCCTTGTGGCTGAAATGGGTGTCGGTCGAGACCGAGTAGATTTCCACGCCGAGCTTCGAGAAGGTCTCGTAATGATCGGCGAGATCCTCGAGCTCCGTCGGGCAGACGAAGGTGAAATCGGCCGGGTAGAAGAAGAATACGGCCCACTTGCCCTTGGTGTCGGCATCCGTGACGGTGACGAACTGGCCTTCCTTATAGGCCTGGGTTTCGAACGGCTTGATGGTCGATCCGATGAGGGACATGTCTGCTCCGATTGGCTGGTGAGGGGTGAGACCCCCATCTAGGGATCGCCCCTCGCCAAGGGAAATCGAGAATCGCACTATCTGAGAACGATAATCTCACTCGCACGCGCAGCATGCGAAAGCCGGCCGGGCAAATGCGGTCGATCCGTCAGTCGGGGCGGCTCATGTCCGCGGCGATCGCCGCCAGCGCGAAGGCGACGGCGGCCTCGCTGCGATCGAAGGCGAGCTGGAGCCCTTCGCGATCCTGGCCGATCACCTCTCCCGCGATCGTGCCGGCCTGGGGATGGCGCAGCGTCACCCGCGTGCCGGGATCGAGGCGGGCATGGGTTTCGATCCACGCCCCGGCGCCGGACACTTCGCGGAGCGCAACGGGCATCGGGCGATCGGCGAGCAGCAGGCAGAGCGGGCGGCGCCCCTGTGGCACCAGCCTGTCATCCTTCGCGAGCCAGCTTCTCGATGCCATAAGCCCTCCCATAGCGCGGAGGTCGATCATCGCATCGAAGGCCGAACGAAGGGTTAAGGCGCGACCGGGAAGCAGGCCTGCCCGGCCGAAGCGCAGGCCTTGGCGGCGGCGGCCTTGTCGGCCAGCGGCCCGGCGCGCAGGCGGGTGACGGCACCGGCCTTCTCGTAGATCGGGTGCAGCCCGCCGAGCCGGCCGGCGATCTTGCCCCAAGCGGTCGCAGCGCCCTCCTGCGAGCCATAGGCACCCAGCTGGATCATCCATTTTCCGCCCGAGGAGGCGAGGGCCGGCGTTGCAGCGGCCGACCGCGGTACGGGCGCCGGCTTGGCAGCGGGGGGCGCCTTGGCGGCCGGCGGCACCTTGGCGGGCTTCGCCTGCGCGACGCGCACCGGCGACGGCGAGGCCAGATCGCTCGGCCGGGTCGACACCACCGACGCGGGCGCGGTCAGGCCGGTATCGGCGCCACCGCCCGTCACCAGCTGACGGCCGGTCGGCGGGATCGGGCGGGCGGCCATCTGGCTCGCCAGCTGAAGCCCGTTCTGCCGATCGGTGGGGCTCATATACTGATCCATCTGGCTGAGGCTGGTGGTCGCCTGCGGCAGGCCGGCAGCGGCGGCGCGGGTCATCAGCGCATAGGCCTTGGGCCAGTCCTTGGTGGCGAGGTCGCCGTTGAACAGGGCGGTGCCGAGGACATATTGCGCGCGCGGATCGCCGGCGTCGGCGGCCTTGGTGATCCAGGGCATGGCCGAACGGCGGTCGCCGTCCTGGAACAGCAGCAGGCCGTAATTGGCGGCGCCCTGGATATGGCCGGCCTGGGCGGACTTGCCATACCACATCTTGGCCTGGCCGAGATCGGCGCTGACGCCGCGCCCAAGCTTGTAGGCCTGGGCGAGGTTGAACGCGGCATCGGCATCGCCGGCATCGGCCTGCGGGCGCCAGATCGCGACGGCGCCGCTATAGTCGCCGCGCTGCCAGGCATCGACGCCGTCCTTGACGGTGGCGGCCATCGCGGGCGCCGTGACCATCATCGCCCCCATCATCGCCCCAGCAAAGCGCATAGTCATCCCTTTCTCACTCGATTCCGCCGCATAGCTGCACAGCCGCCCATGGGATATTACGCGTTAACGATAAGTGTTCGGAGATTACAGGGTGATGTTAACTCGATCTTAGCCCTGTCCATGGGATGTCCGCTTCCAATCGGACGTTTGAAGGGCAGGGCATGCGGGTACTCGCTTTGGCATCGCAGAAGGGTGGATCGGGCAAGACGACCCTCTCGGGTCACCTCGCCGTGCAGGCGCAGCGGGCCGGGGCGGGGCCGGTCGTGCTGATCGACATCGATCCGCAGGGGTCGCTCGCCGACTGGTGGAACGAGCGCGAGGCCGATATGCCGGCTTTCGCCCAGACCACCGTGGCACGCCTCTCCGCCGATCTGGAGGTGCTGCGCCAGCAGGGCTTCAAGCTCGCCATCATCGATACCCCGCCGGCGATCACCATGGCGATCCAGAGCGTGATCCAGGTCGCCGAACTGATCGTGATCCCGACTCGCCCGAGCCCGCACGATCTGCGCGCCGTCGGCGCCACCGTCGATCTGTGCGAGCGCTCGGGCAAGCCGCTGCTGTTCGTCGTCAACGGCGCGACCCCCAAGGCGCGGATCACCCATGAAGCGGCGATCGCGCTCAGCCAGCATGGCACGGTGGCACCGATCACCGTCCATCACCGCACCGATTTCGCCGCCTCGATGATCGACGGCCGCACCGTGATGGAGGTCGATCCCAAGGGGCGCTCCGCCAACGAGGTGGTCGAGCTCTGGTCCTACATCTGGGATCGGCTCGAGAAGAATTTCCGTCGCACCGTGTTCACCGCGCCGTCGATCGGCCCGGCGGCGATGGCACCTCGACCCGCCGGCGGCTTCGGCCGTCGCGTGGTCCAGTGAGGGATAGCGGCATGCGTGACAACAAGGCTTTCGCATCGCTCTCGTCGGGCCTGCTGGCCCGCAAGGGACAGGCGCGGCCGGCGATGCGCCCGCAGGGCTATGGCTTCGGCACCGGGTCGGCCGAGGATCTCGGCTGGAACGACATGGGCCATGACGTGCCGCCGCCGGCGCCACGCGCGGTGACGCCCAAGCTGCCGTCCAGCCTTGCCGGCCCGCCGCTCGCGCCAGCTTCGCCGGTCGACACGCCCGTCGAACCGCCGGTGGTGGTGCGCCAGCAGGAAGAGATTGCGCGCGAGTTCGCCGCACCCGCCGAGCCGGTGCTGGTGGAGCCCGTCGTGGCAACGCCGCCCGTCGAGGTCACATCCGTCGTGGCCGCATCCGTAGTGGATGAGGCCGTGGCGGAGACATCTGCTCCGGCAACGCCCGAGCCCAAGACCAAGACCAAGACGACGAAGCCCGCCGGCAAGACCGTCGTGACGAACAAGGTGGCGCCGAAGGCCGTCGCCCGGCGCAGCGAGGGGCGCAAGGCGGCGTTCACGCTTCGCCTCGATGCGGATCGTCACCTGCGCCTGCGGCTTGCCTGTGCCGTGCAGAACCGCTCGGCCCAGTTGCTCGTCATCGCGGCGCTCGACCAGTTGCTTGAATCTCTGCCCGACGTTGCGCGGCTGGCGGACAGCCTGCCGGCGCAAAATTGATGATTTCCGGGGACCAGGAACGATGAACCGTCAGACACTCGCCCGGCTCGCGACCATGTCGCTGTTGCTCGGCATTTCGACCGTGGCCTGCACCACCGGCGGCGATCATGTCGCCACCATTGCCGATCAGACACCGAAGGCCAAGGAGGTCGCCGCGAAATCCGCCGACAAGGCGCGCGGCGCGCTGGCCGCCCACAAGGGGGTCGCCGCGGTCGATGCGGCCGAGAAGGCGGTGGCGCTCCAGTCTGACAATGCCGGCTACCGGATGCTGCTCGGCCAGTCCTATCTCGCCGCAGGCCGCTTCGCCTCGGCCGAGACGAGCTTCCGCGACTCGCTGACGCTCAACGCCGATCAGCCCAAGGCCAAGTTCAATATGGCGCTGGCCCAGATCGCGCAGGGGCGTGCCGGCGAGGCGCAGGCCATTCTGCATGACCTCAACGGCCAGATCCCCGCCGCCGATCTCGGCCTCGCGCTTGCGCTGTCGGGCGATCGGCAGGCCGCGATCGCGATGCTCACCCAGGTCGTGCGCGATGGCAAATCGGATGCACGAACCCGCCAGAACCTCGCGCTTTCCTTTGCCCTGAACGGCCAGTGGCGGGAAGCACGCGCGGTTGCGATGCAGGATACGCCGGCCAGCCAGATCAATGACCAGATCGGCCGTTGGGCCGAACTCGCCAAGCCGGAAACGGCGGGCACGACCCAGGTCGCCTCCATGCTCGGCGTGAAGCCGGCCAATGATCCGGGCCTGCCGACGGAACTCGCGCTGGCGGGTCCGGCGCCGTCGCAGGCGCCGGTGGCGCTCGCCGCTGCCGATCCGGCACCGGTGCCCGCTCCATCACCGGTCGCGGCGGAAACGGCGGCTGTGACGGTGCCGCTCGACGAGCCGGCCCAGACCGCCGCCCCGGCGGATGCGCCGGCCGCGGCGGTGATGCGCGTCGCCCAGACCTCGGCCACCCGGCGCGCCATCGCACCGCCGACGCTGTTGCGCGCGCCCGAGCAGCCGTTCCGCCGCGCCGTGATGACGGTCCAGCCCAAGCCGGCCTTCCGCTCCAGCGGCTATGTCGTCCAACTCGGCGCCTTCGCCAAGGCCGGTGCGATCCAGGCGGCATGGGAGCGTGCGTCCAAGGCGATGCCGCGCCTCGCCGGCTATGCCCCGGCCCGCGCGCAGCTCAGCCTGTCCGGAGCGTCGCTGGTGCGGCTGTCTGTTTCGGGCTTCGCCGATCGCGCATCGGCGGTGTCGCTGTGCCAGCAGATCCGCACCAAGGGCGGCCAGTGCTTCGTGCGCGCCACTGCCGGCGATGCGCCGCTCCAGTGGGTCAAGCGCGATGCCGGGACGCAGGTCGCCTCGCGCTAACCAGCTTTATCCGAACCAGCTTTCCGACGGGGGGAAAGGCAGGGGCGGTCAGCCGACAGGCTGGCCGCCCTTGATCGTTTTCAGCACGCGGCCCTGCACCGGCAGGCCATCGAACGGCGTGTTGCCGGCGCGCCCCGCGAGCTTCTCGCCGACGATCTTCCAGGGCGTGCCGTCGTCGACGAGGATGATGTCGGCGGGCGCACCGATCGCGATCCGCCCCGCATCCAGCCCGAACAGGCGCGCGGGCGCCCCGGCGACCAGATCGAACAGACGGGCGAGATCGATCACCTCGTCCTTCACCAGCGTCAACGCGAGGGTGAGCAAAGTCTCCGCCCCGGCCATGCCCGGCTCGGCCGAGACATAAGGCAGGCGCTTCGCCTCCGGGCCGCGCGGATCATGGCCCGAGCAGATCAGGTCGACCGTGCCGTCGCGCACCGCTGCGATCGTGGCCTTGCGGTCGTCTTCGGAACGCAGCGGCGGCGACAGCCGGGCAAAGGTCTTGAACGGGCCGATCGCCTGATCGGACAGCAGCAGATGGGCGGGGCTCACTCCGCAGGTGACCCCGACGCCGCGCGCCTTGGCGGCACGCACCAGATCGAAGGCGCGCGCCGTGGAGAGTTGGCGGAAATGGATGCGCGCGCCGGTTTCCTCGGCCAGCATGATGTCGCGCGCCACCGCCATCGCCTCGGCGATCGCAGGGGCCGAGGCGAGGCCGAGCCGGGTCGCCATCTCACCATCGGTGGCGACGGCGCCCTTGGCCAGGATGCCGTCCTCGGCATGGGTGACGACGATCATGTCGAAGGCGGACGCATAAGAGAGCAGCCGGAGCATCAGCCCCGAATCGGCGATCCATTCGCGCCCGGTCGAGACCGCGACTGCGCCGGCGCGCTTCATCAGGCCGATCTCGGCCATTTCGCGTCCGGCCAGCCCGCGGGTCGCGGCGGCGAACGGGACGACGGTGAGTGCATCCTGCGGAAAGGACGCCGCCTGGCGGATCAGCGCGGGGGCATCGAGCGGCGGCGCCTGGTCGGGCATCAGCAGCGTGGTGGTGATGCCGCCGGCGGACGCCGCCTCGGGATCGATCGCGAAGGCGCCGACATCGACGAGGCCGGGCGCGATCAGGGCGCCGCGGGCATCCGCCACCACGTCCGA
This genomic window from Sphingomonas abietis contains:
- the ahpF gene encoding alkyl hydroperoxide reductase subunit F encodes the protein MLDANLQTQLKGYLANIKQPIELVASADDSPKSREMLSLLDEIAALSDDVSVVRQDDDKRRPSFMIRRKGSDIGVRFAGIPLGHEFTSLVLALLQVGGHPSKLAQDVIAQVKDLDGDYAFETYFSLTCQNCPDVVQALNLMSVINPRISHVAIEGGLFQQEVADRQIMSVPAIYLNGALFGQGRMNVEQILAKLDTGASARVAEKISAKEPFDVLVVGGGPAGAASAIYAARKGIRTGLAAERFGGQVLDTMSIENFISVKHTEGPVLGTALEQHVADYDVDVMNLQKATRLVPAKAEGGLHEVTLESGATLKARTVILSTGARWRQMNVPGEDSYRNKGVTYCPHCDGPLFKGKRVAVIGGGNSGVEAAIDLAGVVAHVTLIEYDSDLRADAVLQRKLASLPNVKVITSALTTEVAGDGQKVTGLHYKDRNHDTMHEIELEGIFVQIGLVPNTEWLKDSIALTPRGEIEIDHRGETSRPGIFAAGDVTTVPFKQIIIAMGEGSKAALSAFDYLIRLPVDEGALIAA
- a CDS encoding TonB-dependent receptor, whose product is MVASRSSVIAIAACLACTLPLAAANATDVATPASDAATEAAPPAPADNGGIIVTARRTRSVLTLQGAEIQKIMPGASPLKAIQTLPGVTFMTADPWGNNEQNISLFIHGFSASQLGYTMDGIPLGDQTYGNYNGLSPQRAIISEDVGRVTLASGAGDLGTASTSNLGGTIDTYSSDPKAERGATIQQTFGSYSTFRTYARVDSGTFGNGNSFYVSGVRQDAKAWDFDGHQGGYQADAKFVHDDATGKLTLYALYSDKAEPNEDASVVTTATQGSYPYTRPFYYPDFAGMENYLKSGAYAAAGSNYRNYYSDAQRTDYLAYAKYDWHISDRVNWSNQAYYHHDDGVGVVAGPINVAGLPGLFAKYFPTLTSAQLSTQFGGSGLATRTTEYRIDREGVISTLTADLGNHHIEAGGWYEHQSSSSYRRWYALDANDPSSPYTRPGDYEDPEITQYGSQVRVEEYQTHIQDNWHVLPTLTLMAGFKSTFQDASQKVPVQPIAGSFTGSTALPVGKINTSEAFLPQAGLLWDATPHEQIFVNAQKNVRQFQTSASSGLSPFALGSQEVFDDFKNSVKPETSWTYEAGARTQRALDLGPITGFEGQISYYHVDFKNRLLALSPTTVITSIISGAAVLQNVGSVKTDGVDIAGTLHFGRHFSIYDAVSYNNSRYEQNYQTGLPAVTVLTKGKKVPGSPDWLNKFVVSGNYGIFDAQLSGDYIGKRYATYTNDLSAKAYFTMAARIGATIPMSGNGVLKQLTLAINVTNLTDKKAASTLSIGAASGTYNAFPLPPRQVFGTIGFGF
- a CDS encoding SPOR domain-containing protein — translated: MRFAGAMMGAMMVTAPAMAATVKDGVDAWQRGDYSGAVAIWRPQADAGDADAAFNLAQAYKLGRGVSADLGQAKMWYGKSAQAGHIQGAANYGLLLFQDGDRRSAMPWITKAADAGDPRAQYVLGTALFNGDLATKDWPKAYALMTRAAAAGLPQATTSLSQMDQYMSPTDRQNGLQLASQMAARPIPPTGRQLVTGGGADTGLTAPASVVSTRPSDLASPSPVRVAQAKPAKVPPAAKAPPAAKPAPVPRSAAATPALASSGGKWMIQLGAYGSQEGAATAWGKIAGRLGGLHPIYEKAGAVTRLRAGPLADKAAAAKACASAGQACFPVAP
- the ahpC gene encoding alkyl hydroperoxide reductase subunit C, whose translation is MSLIGSTIKPFETQAYKEGQFVTVTDADTKGKWAVFFFYPADFTFVCPTELEDLADHYETFSKLGVEIYSVSTDTHFSHKAWHDTSPAIGKINYYMLGDQNHVIANNFDILRAGQGLADRGTFVVDPEGVIQLVEITSEGVGRNAVELLRKVKAAQYIAAHPGEVCPAKWEEGETTLAPSLDLVGKI
- a CDS encoding dihydroorotase, which encodes MSRLGLKSGTLAIRNGRIIDPATGTVSEGGLLIRDGLIEAFGEIEHGVFRKSDVVADARGALIAPGLVDVGAFAIDPEAASAGGITTTLLMPDQAPPLDAPALIRQAASFPQDALTVVPFAAATRGLAGREMAEIGLMKRAGAVAVSTGREWIADSGLMLRLLSYASAFDMIVVTHAEDGILAKGAVATDGEMATRLGLASAPAIAEAMAVARDIMLAEETGARIHFRQLSTARAFDLVRAAKARGVGVTCGVSPAHLLLSDQAIGPFKTFARLSPPLRSEDDRKATIAAVRDGTVDLICSGHDPRGPEAKRLPYVSAEPGMAGAETLLTLALTLVKDEVIDLARLFDLVAGAPARLFGLDAGRIAIGAPADIILVDDGTPWKIVGEKLAGRAGNTPFDGLPVQGRVLKTIKGGQPVG
- a CDS encoding ParA family protein, encoding MRVLALASQKGGSGKTTLSGHLAVQAQRAGAGPVVLIDIDPQGSLADWWNEREADMPAFAQTTVARLSADLEVLRQQGFKLAIIDTPPAITMAIQSVIQVAELIVIPTRPSPHDLRAVGATVDLCERSGKPLLFVVNGATPKARITHEAAIALSQHGTVAPITVHHRTDFAASMIDGRTVMEVDPKGRSANEVVELWSYIWDRLEKNFRRTVFTAPSIGPAAMAPRPAGGFGRRVVQ
- a CDS encoding SPOR domain-containing protein; this encodes MNRQTLARLATMSLLLGISTVACTTGGDHVATIADQTPKAKEVAAKSADKARGALAAHKGVAAVDAAEKAVALQSDNAGYRMLLGQSYLAAGRFASAETSFRDSLTLNADQPKAKFNMALAQIAQGRAGEAQAILHDLNGQIPAADLGLALALSGDRQAAIAMLTQVVRDGKSDARTRQNLALSFALNGQWREARAVAMQDTPASQINDQIGRWAELAKPETAGTTQVASMLGVKPANDPGLPTELALAGPAPSQAPVALAAADPAPVPAPSPVAAETAAVTVPLDEPAQTAAPADAPAAAVMRVAQTSATRRAIAPPTLLRAPEQPFRRAVMTVQPKPAFRSSGYVVQLGAFAKAGAIQAAWERASKAMPRLAGYAPARAQLSLSGASLVRLSVSGFADRASAVSLCQQIRTKGGQCFVRATAGDAPLQWVKRDAGTQVASR